One genomic segment of Deltaproteobacteria bacterium includes these proteins:
- a CDS encoding glycosyltransferase family 9 protein, with protein sequence MNKNDEPHLILIIQTAFLGDIVLTIPFLRVLRSHFKNAEILLLTTPVGEELLNDQDVADRIIIYDKNGRERGLKSYAAKIKEIKAYNFDTVISPHRSMRSGTIALFSGAKNRVGYSIPSLIPFYNVRVKRDKLQHEVDRIFALLEPFHIKPSSGERYPLINVTGIQRSSNTIGIAPGSVWHTKRWLGKGYADVIKQLHKNDFNIVLIGSKEDKPVSDRIRSLVDAEITDLTGKTDIHDLIKTIAGLTLLITNDNGAMQVAQAVNTPIIAIFGPTIPEQGFAPMRPNTVIVQAGKLYCRPCSPHGPNECPEGHFLCMNSIKPEHVMNAVHALLV encoded by the coding sequence ATGAACAAAAATGATGAACCGCATCTCATACTTATTATCCAGACAGCCTTTCTTGGTGATATAGTCTTAACAATTCCATTTTTAAGGGTTTTAAGATCACACTTTAAAAACGCTGAAATTCTTTTGCTCACAACGCCTGTGGGTGAGGAGCTTTTAAATGATCAGGATGTCGCGGATAGAATTATTATCTATGATAAAAATGGAAGAGAGCGCGGTTTAAAATCGTATGCAGCTAAAATAAAAGAAATAAAAGCTTATAACTTTGATACGGTCATATCCCCGCACCGTTCCATGAGATCGGGGACAATCGCATTGTTTTCGGGCGCAAAAAATAGAGTGGGTTATTCTATACCGTCCTTGATACCATTTTATAATGTTAGAGTTAAGAGAGATAAACTTCAGCACGAGGTAGATAGGATATTTGCATTGCTTGAGCCTTTTCACATAAAACCATCATCCGGTGAGAGATACCCTTTAATCAATGTTACAGGCATACAAAGGTCTTCTAATACAATAGGTATTGCACCAGGCTCTGTATGGCATACAAAAAGATGGCTGGGAAAGGGTTACGCAGATGTGATAAAGCAGCTTCATAAAAATGATTTTAACATCGTGTTGATTGGCAGTAAAGAAGATAAACCGGTATCTGACAGAATAAGATCACTTGTAGACGCAGAGATCACAGATTTAACAGGTAAAACCGATATTCATGATCTTATTAAAACCATCGCAGGATTAACATTACTTATAACAAATGACAATGGTGCAATGCAGGTTGCACAAGCCGTTAATACCCCCATTATTGCTATATTCGGGCCGACCATACCTGAACAGGGTTTTGCGCCTATGAGGCCTAATACGGTTATTGTTCAGGCGGGCAAACTTTACTGCAGGCCGTGCTCTCCTCATGGACCAAATGAATGTCCTGAAGGACATTTTCTCTGTATGAACTCTATAAAACCGGAGCATGTAATGAATGCCGTGCATGCACTTCTTGTTTAA
- the lptE gene encoding LPS assembly lipoprotein LptE produces the protein MKYLKYILILMIIPHIAECGYHFGRGVGVIPKVVSKLYVPIFTNITNEVEIEDYFTEAMRKTIADSSDSELVSKQNAEAIVEGTITSYNSVPIFFSSTGTASVYQLTVVVNIKLVQKMTDKTLWEMNGFTESIDFNPVNDPLITKELEHNAVQSLAVSMTHRAFDAMHSNF, from the coding sequence ATGAAGTATTTAAAATATATATTGATACTAATGATAATACCGCACATAGCAGAGTGCGGATACCATTTCGGAAGAGGCGTTGGAGTTATCCCAAAAGTGGTTTCAAAGCTGTACGTGCCCATATTTACAAATATTACCAACGAGGTTGAGATAGAGGACTATTTTACTGAAGCCATGAGAAAAACCATAGCAGATTCATCAGACTCAGAACTTGTTTCAAAACAGAATGCAGAAGCCATTGTAGAAGGTACTATAACATCTTACAACTCTGTCCCTATTTTTTTCTCAAGTACAGGCACCGCAAGTGTTTATCAGCTGACGGTTGTAGTTAACATAAAACTCGTTCAAAAAATGACCGATAAAACGCTATGGGAGATGAACGGTTTTACAGAGAGTATTGATTTTAATCCTGTAAATGATCCGCTGATAACAAAAGAGCTTGAACATAATGCCGTGCAATCTCTCGCAGTCTCAATGACGCATAGGGCATTTGATGCCATGCATAGTAATTTTTAA